In Podospora pseudocomata strain CBS 415.72m chromosome 4, whole genome shotgun sequence, the genomic stretch CCTTGTTCTCTCCCAGCTCCTCACTGACGCGCTTGGCCAGCGAGAGGGCCGAGATACGACGAGGCTCTGTGCAGTAAATCTTGCACGGCCTGCCCTTCATGAGCTGGTCTTCGAGAAGAAACGAGGGGACCTGCGTGCTTTTGCCGCAACCAGTCTCACCACACACAATCACCACCTGATTCTGCTCGACGGCGTTGACCACTTGCTCTCGGAACTGCCACATGGGCAGCTGTACTCTTGACTGCAGCATAACTTGAAACCGAGGGGTTTGTGCTTTTTGCAACCAGATATTTCGATAATACTCGGGATCAAATGATTGTCGCTTGACCCGTTCATTGTCGGACTGATCCGAGTCCGTCAGGTTCTTGTTCTGGCCACGCCCCTTGAAGCCCTGAATCAAGACACCATCCTCCAGTTCCTGCTCCATTCTAGTGCGAACCATATCCCGGAGATGTCTGAGGGCGTCGCGGTCCAGCCCGTccgccttgttcttcttggcctcggccatTTCTGACCAGAGATCCTTCCAAGTGGCAGGCAGCCGGAGGgccaccttttcctccttgcccGAGGATCCAAAGATGCAAAACAGGGCGGTTGTGGCAATGTAGGCTTCAGACTGTTTCAAGTCGGAAGTAGAGATGGAGATCATCTTGTAGACAAACTGCGTTGGCGACATAAAGACCTCAATCTCGGTGCTTtcaggcggaggagggatttCTTGAGGTTTGGACCAGACAATCTTGACGGCATGTCGGTTCGCAAAGGCAATATCGGAGAGAACATGGTATGATATCCTCACAGATGAGTCCCTCGAGCGGCACGCCTCCTCCAGAATCCGTATTGGGCTCACGCCAGTCCACTTCCCAAAGTCCCTGATGGTTACTTTCGAGCCATCTGCGCCGTTCATGACAGTGTTGGACTTTCCAGTCAGTGGGTCAACCTCATTCACTGGTAAGCTAGCAAAGAGATCGGCCAGAGcaccgtcctcgtcatcatcctgtTCGGCCAGAATCTCAGCGGCAATACGTTCCGCTTCTTCGTTGATATCGTCTGACTCGGCTGTTGGCGCAGGAGCGGgtttctcctcggcctgtttcttctttgcctccGCCTTGGCTGTCGCGTAGTCTTTTTCGAGAGCAATTTTCTTGTCTCTCCATTGCTGCTCGGCCACATACTTGTCAAAGAGCACATCCTTTTCGATCCTGTCGAGCTTGGCCAAGCAAAGAGCCTCTTCTGGGTCCGCCACAGTGTTTCCCTTGGCACCACCCTTGCCTTTGGCCACATCTTGCCGCGGGCGCCGAATCTCGAACAGTTTCTCCTGTGTCTCGAGGTACAAGGGCAGCAGTTGGTCAGGCTCGATATCCACATCGTATGTTACGTTCGATTTCTTGGGCGACGGTTGACGGGATCGATCAGGTGCACCATTCTTGCCCTTTTGTCCGCGGCGGGGTTCGAGGTCAAAGGGCGTGGTCGCGCCAGAAGGCAGGGGAGAATCAGCGCTGATGTCTGTGAGAAAATTAGTGTGAACAATATGGTAACCTAAAGATAACGGTACATGGGCAAGGAACATACCTCCTTGCGCCTTGCCCGAGCCTGGTTTCCGTCCACTGTAGTCTGGCAGCTCGGCCTTGGAGCATTCCCTGGCCAGCCAGTCTAAAATCTCCTCCAGACCCCAGATAGAATCACTCTTGACATTGGGCGAGATGTTTGGCGCAATATCGAGAGCGAATTGGAGCGCGGGCTGTACTCTATCCTTGGGAAAGTCGGTGTTCTCCAATGTTTGCTGGAGGGTCCAtagcttgatgatgaggtcttCCTCAGGAGGTAGTCTACTAGTTGCGCCCTCTGATGTGACGCTCGACGCAGCGAATCGGGCCTCTGCTTGAATCAAATCTAGAACATGGTCCATCAGCTCTTGGGGAAGCCAtttcttggtgttgatggtctCGGCCTGTCCCCGCAGGATCCGTCTGTCTGTCTCGAGGCGGGTCTTGATTCTCTGGGCATCTCTTCTGACTTTGGCCGCGTATTTGTCCACCAATATTTGCAAAGCCGACTCCTCCAACTGGCGCTCGAATTCTTCGGGACTGAGTTCCTTCACTTTGGGTGCGTTGGTcgtgttggtggtgccggcggcTTGCGGGGCATCTTTTGCGTCGGCGGCTGGCGGGGCGGCGGCATCGTCACCTTTGCCGGCCGGGGTGTCGGCGGCAGCTTCGGCGGGGTCTGCTCTGGGCTTGGATGCAATGGAAGTGGTCGCAAAGCCGCGAGCCGGGTTCGCGGCCGGcttctttgtcttcttcttgccggcCATGCTGTAAGTATGGGGTGCTGTGGGAAAGAAGTTGCGAGGAAAACACAGCAAAGCGAGAGGACGGCCGGCGATATTATGGGATGTTGGCGCTGACTGACACTGAGGACGGCCCTGAAATTTCTCGACTCAGCCTGCTTGATTAACGGGCAAAACACGACCGCCTGCCAGATTCAGGTGGAGCACCCCACCGCTGCGATGGGGTCGCTATTCCAGCTGGGCATTCCGGCCAGCGCGGCGGAGGGACAAGAGTCGTGGTTTGCCCTGAGCTGTGGTAGTCGCTGTCGCAAATTGACCGGGCCTCAAGGGTTTCAGGTAGCAAAGGTAAAGTAAGTAGGTGGCGATTCGGGAGAGACGTTTGAAGCTTGGAAACAGCGGGTTTGAAGCTCGAGAATGGGTCAATCGTTGTTCTGATTGCGCAAAAGGAGTGCTATTGAGTCGCAAagggtacctacctacataGCTGTAGGTTCGAAGTGGGCAAAAAAAATGAAGCTCCCAAGCAAATGTGAGACAGCTCTGCCGCCGTTGGATCGTTGGATAAGGGCGGGGTGCGGGGCAGTTTGAAGAATTCCGGGCACTCATGCACTGTGTCCAGCGTAATAATACTGATAGAAAGCACAGTGCCAATAATTACCAGGCAGCTTGGGTGTGGCAGCTGCAGAGCAGCCCACTTCGGGCGAAATGTGAGTCGTCGCCGAAAAACAGTCTGTGAGGTGGACAGTGACAGTTCAGGGACAGCCTTCTGGAAGCAACATATCACGGCCAGCGTCTTCATTTTTCCTCTCCAATCTCTCCAAAATCGACTGCGGGACTGGGCCGCCCGACCATGTCATTATACGACCCATTACTTGAACACCACATCCAACATGTCTGAAGCTGCCACTGCCTCTGCCAACGCCTCGTCGAGCGACTTTGACCTCAAGCACGCAAAGACGGCCCTGACCCTCTCGTCCACAACCGCCCGAATCGCCCAATTGCGCGCCATTGACGAGAAGATTGCCCATAAATGTGAGCACCGGTTCCCGTCTGTCCCTAGCAGCAAGTGGTCAAGTGGTGTGGTCAGCTAATCTAACCCTGTCTGTCTCTTCGGCTGTGGACAGCTCTCGACAAGCCCTCTACTCTAGGCCTCCTCAAGGTCATATTCTGGACCCATGCGTTTTACACCGATAAGCACTCTCGACACGCCGTACAGCGATGTCTTGTCTCGATCTGCAAAACAGGGGAAGCCGATGTCCTCGCCCCACTAGTGGCCGCCGTGAAGCAGGAGATCCAGAAACCCGGAATTGCGCCAGGAAATGCGTTTGTGCTGCTGGAATGGTGCAACCTATTGATTGATAACCTCGCCGGGACAACGCTCTGGGAGAAGTTTGGGAACGACATTATTCAAGCAACAGCCGATGGCCTCGACAAATGTCTTCAGGCGACCGCGAGGGACAGCGTGGGGAGGTCGGCGCTGGTCATCACTCGGAGGGGGTTCAGGAAAATTGTTTCAGCCGATATCAAGGCCGTCGAGGCTGCCATCAAGCTTCTCACAACCAAAGGAACACAATCAACCGCCAAAAATGCTGCCTTGTTGGGCGTGATTGCCGGTGTGTGCTCACGAAAACCCGAGGCTAAGCCCATTGTCGAAAGCGCAAAGAGCCTATACATTACCTTTTACACACGCGAGATTGTTGGATCAAGAACGCCAGTCCCCAAACACGTCGCCAATGGTCTGAGTGACTTTTTCTCAGCCTTCGTGACGGTTGAGGACCTCGACAAGGACGTTTTTCCAGCTCTGGAAAAGGGTCTGCTGAGAGCCCCTGAAGTGGTGCTGAACGATCTCATCACGCCCCTGGTTCGGTCTCTCCCTGGTTTCGACCTGTCCAAGGCACTCAGTGGGCGATTCACAAAACCACtactctccaacctcaagtCTTCTAATGCTGCGATTCGCACTGGGGCTGTGTCGGCATTCAAAGCGCTCGCCACGAGCTCCAAGGATCTGACCGAGGTGGAAAAGTCTGCTGATGAAGTGCTCACTCCTCTAAAGGGGGGAAAGCTCGCCTCTGCCGAGCACAGGGTTCTTCACTCGGAAATCCTTGTTGCTTTGCCTACTTCCCCATCTATCGCAACCAAGATTGCCACTGGGCTCCCTACCGTTGTGGGcaaggaggccaacgaagccgCCCTGAGCGCCGAAACTCTTGCTCTCAACGCCAGTGCTATTTCTCTGCTTACCGGGTCTGAAGTTCCAAAAGCGCTGGTTGACGTTTACGCCAAGGGGCTGGCAGACAAGAAGTTCCCCGTCCGTCGGATTTGGATTCTTCGAACCGGCGAGGTGCTGCGGAGCATTCCCCAAGATACCGAAGCAGGGCTTCCCGCGGGTTTCATCACGTTCGCTGAAGCTGTGGTGCCACCACTTTTGGCTACCTTCAACGAGGTTGTCGCCAACTCTGCCACCGCTTCGCAAAACGGCATTGTAACTGGCGCGCTTGTCGTCTGCGGCCTCGCACCGCTGTTCCACAGGTTGCAGAGCGCCAAGCTGCaggaggccatcaagaaggcggctATCGAGAAGAACAGTTTGGCGTTTGAGCCAAAGCCATCCTACTTGCTCGTCCCAAGAATCTACGGCAAGTTCACTGGAGATGATCTCGAGTGGCTTACCCGCGCGCTCTCCAGCACAGCCTCTACCCTGGCTTCTAGCAACGCTGCCGCGAGGCTAGCCTGGGCGCAAGCATATATCTATGTGATTTGCTCCACCGTCACTACTCCTGCGGTAAGACGCCAGGCCATGGATAGTCTGACCGAGCTCTGTGTAAAGACAGCTGGTTCGGAAGAGTTGTCTATCGCCGCGGAGATTATCAACGGCTTGTGGCAGTGGATCGAAGCTCTCGAGACGGGCGACAAGGAAACAGCCGCTGTTCTTTCCAAGTCGGAAACGACCAACCTTCACCTGGTACTCAAGGCCATTTGCCTGAGCCCAGAACGGGCTGGACCTGAGGTCGACAAGACCAAACTGGAGACGCAAATGTGCTCTCTGCTCGTCTTGGCCAAGCCCAATCTTATCCCACGTGCGAGCTGGATTGAGCTTTGCCTGAGAGTCCAGCTTGATCCCGGTGAGCTCGCCAGAAAATACGACCAACGGCTCATCGACGAGATTGTTCAGAGGACTGGCTTCGAGCAAAAGTCAgaggccgtcaaggccgCAGCGTACAATGCGGCTGCCGAGCTCGTCTTTGTTGCCCCTGAAACCATGACTTCACGCATCGTTGACCTCATTCAACAAGACCTGGATGTCGCCGCGGTTGAGGCCGTCGGTCCTCTCGAAGCTGCCATCTTCCGCACCCCTGAAGGGACTGCATTTGTCGACGTTTTggccaagaaacaaaacacgGTTCCCAACAAGAACACCAAGGATTATGACACATTGAAGTGGGAGCAGGAGCTCAGAGAACAGCTCGCTCTAAAGAAGGGTACTCAAAAGAAGCTCACTGCCGACGAGATCGCCAAGGTGAACGCCCAGCTCAAGAAAGAGGCGGAGGTCCGGAACTCTGTCCGCCAGACTGCTGCCAAGTTGATTCGGGGCTTCGGCATTGTCAAGAGTCTGGCCACAGGCCCACCAACAGATGCCAGCCGCTGGATCGGAGCGGCCGTCAAGGCAACCCTGGATGTTATCGATGCCGGCGCTTGCTTGATCACTGCAGAGACGGGCCCATTAACTTTGGTCTCTTGTGCCGAGCAAGTCACGAACCGACTTGGGCCCATCCGCCCCTTCATCGGGGCTGCTACCCTCCGCGCCCATGAGGTCTCAGCACTGCCGGACACCTATACCCAAGAGCCTTTCTTTGATCTTGTTACCAGGGTGCTGTACCGCTTGCGTTTCGCTGGTGAGCAGCGCCCCTTTGACACGGTCTCGCTCATTTACATCTTGCCGCTCGTGCTGCTTGTcctggagaaggggggttttgccgccaccgccgaaGACCGCGATGCCCAGGTTGTTCTCGCCATCGATATTCTCACTTTCCACACAGATGCCTCGTCGGATGAGGCGGTTCCCCGTGATCAAATCATTGCCACGCTGATTGCGTCGATGCAAAAGTACAACCAGCACTACAAGATCATCAAGGATTGCTTTGCCGACATGGTGCGCTGTGTTGCCCCCAACATCACTCCTGAAGAAATTGCAATCCTGTCTCGCGGTGCCGTTGTTTCTCAAACAAGCGTGCGGTCTGCGGTGCTGCAGTCCATCAGCGCCGATGTGGACATGAGCGATCTTGAGGTCTCGGAAGAGATCTGGCTCGCCTGCCACGACGACGTGGAAGAGAACGTTGATACGGCTCGCGAGAtttgggaggagagtgagTTCAAGGTTACCGAAGAGCTCGCTCACAAGATGCTGCCCTACTTGGAAAGCAAGGATGCGCAGCTTCGCCGCGCCGCTGCCAGATCGCTTGCCGAGGCTGCCAGCCAACACCCCAATGTCATCAACCCTATTCTTGAGAAGCTCAGGGCATCTTACAGCGAGCTAGCGAAGCCTCGCGTGCAGCTGCTGGATGAGTTTGGCATGCCCAAGAAGATGGACCTGACGGATCCTTGGGAGGCTAGACATGGTATTGCCCTCGCATTCAAGGATATTGCACAACATTTGCAAAAGAACCAGCTCGAGCCATTCTTTGCCTATCTCATCGAGCAAGGGCCGCTCGGTGACCGAAACGGCAATGTACGTGCGGAAATGCTCGAGGCTGCCAACATTGCCATCGAAATTCACGGCAAGGGCATTCTTGACAATCTCATGAAGACGTTTGAAAAGACGCTCGAGGCGCCTGACAAGCACTCTGAGGCGGCAGACCGTGTCAACGAGGCTGTTATCATCATGTATGGTGCTCTTGCCCGCCATCTCAAGCACGGCGACAAGAAGATCCCGGTTGTCATTGAGCGCCTGCTTTCGACGCTCAGCACCCCGTCCGAAACTGTGCAGTATGCCATTGCCGAGTGCCTCCCTCCCCTGGTTCGTATTTCGGGTGACAAGTCGTCCAAGTACTTCGACCAGATGCTCGAGGTTTTGATGACGTCTCAGAAGTACCCTGAGCAGCGCGGTGCTGCCTACGGTCTGGCTGGTCTTGTCCAGGGCAGGGGCATTGCTGTGCTGAAGGAGTATCGCATCCTGGTTACCCTTCACAGCTGCctcgagaacaagaaggaTGTCCGTCAGCGCGAGTCTGCCCTACTGGCTTATGAGTTGCTGTCAACCATTCTGGGCCGTGTCTTTGAGCCCTATGTCATCCAGATCGTGCCCCAGCTTCTCGCCGGTTTCGGTGATGCCAACGCGGATGTGCGTGAGGCTGCTCTGGCTGCTGCCAAGGCCTGCTTTGCCAAGCTGAGCTCGTATGGTGTTAAGCAGATTTTGCCCACACTCCTCAGAGGTCTTGACGACGATCAGTGGCGTAGCAAAAAGGGAGCTTGCGATCTGTTGGGTGCCATGGCGTACCTGGACCCTCAACAGCTGGCTCAGAGTCTTCCCGAGATTATCCCACCACTGACGGCTGTCCTGAACGACAGTCACAAGGAGGTGCGGTCTGCGGCCAACAAGAGTTTGAAGAGATTTGGCGaggtcatcaccaaccccgagaTTCACAGCTTGGTCGATGTTCTCCTCAAGGCCCTCAGCGATGCCACCAAGTATACCGACACTGCTCTCGATGCGCTCATCAAGGTGCAGTTCGTGCATTACCTCGACGCGCCTTCGCTGGCTCTTGTTAGCCGTATCTTGGAGCGTGGTTTGGCCGATCGTTCCAACACCAAGCGCAAGGCGGCCCAGGTCATTGGCAGCTTGGCCCATCTTACCGAGCGCAAGGATTTGGTCTCTCATCTGCCTGTGCTCGTGGCTGGTCTCAAGCTTGCTATTGTTGATCCTGTGCCTACCACCCGTGCCACAGCTTCCCGCGCCCTTGGTTCACttgttgagaagctgggcgaGGATGCGCTGCCAGATCTTATTCCCGGTCTTATGCAGACGCTCAAGTCCGATACTGGTGCGGGCGACAGACTTGGTTCTGCCCAGGCGCTCAGTGAGGTCCTTGCTGGTCTTGGTACttcgaggttggaggagaccTTGCCTACCATTTTGCAAAATGTCGAGTCTGCCAAGGCCTCGGTCCGCGAGGGCTTCATGTCGCTGTTCATCTTCTTGCCCGTGTGCTTCGGCAACAGCTTCGCCAACTATCTCGGCAAGATCATCCCGCCTATCTTGTCTGGTCTTgcggatgatgttgagagcATCAGAGAAACAGCTCTCCGTGCTGGTcgccttctggtcaagaaCTTTGCAGTTCGTGCGGTTGACTTGCTCCTTCCTGAGCTTGAGCGTGGTCTTGCTGACGATAGCTACCGCATCCGTCTCAGCTCTGTTGAGTTGGTCGGTGATTTGTTGTTCAACTTGGCTGGTATCAAAGCCaatgccgaggaggacgaggaggaggatcaaGATGCTACCAAGGAGGCCGGTGCGTCTCTCCGTGAGGTTCTCGGGGATGAGAAGCGGAACAAGATTCTCTCGGCGCTGTATGTCTGCAGATGTGATACCGCGGGTGCGGTGCGGTCGGCGGCTATCAGTGTCTGGAAGGCGTTGGTGCACAGTCCCAGAACCCTCAAGGAGCTGGTACCAACGCTCACGCAGCTTATTATTCGGCGGTTGGGCAGCTCCAATATGGAGCACAAGGTCATTGCTAGCAACGCCCTTGGTGAACTTATCAGGAAGGCTGGAGATGGTGTGCTGGCTACCTTGTTGCCTACgctggaggagggcttgCAGACGTCGAGCGATGTGGACGCCAAGCAGGGCATCTGCCTTGCGCTCAAGGAGCTCATCTCTTCTGCCTCTCCAGAAGCGCTGGAGGACCACGAGAAGACGCTCATTTCTGTTGTCCGCACGGCTCTCACCGActcggatgatgaggttcGCGAGGCAGCGGCCGAGGCATTTGACTCGCTGCAGCAGATCCTCGGCAAGCGTGCGATTGATCAGGTGCTGCCGTATCTGCTCAACTTGCTGCGGTCCGACGAGGATGCTGACAATGCTCTCGCGGCTCTGCTCACGTTGCTTACCGAGACGACGCGCTCCAACATCATTCtgcccaacctcatcccgACGCTCATCGCGCCGCCTATTTCGGCCTTTAATGCAAAGGCGTTGGCGAGCCTGTCCAAGGTGGCCGGTCCGGCTATGAACCGCCGTCTGccaaacatcatcaactcgCTCATGGACAACATTATCAACTGCACCGAGGACGACCTCAGGGAAGACCTCGACAACTCGTTTGACACGGTGCTGCTGTCTATTGACGAGTATGACGGGCTCAATGTGGTGATGAACGTGCTGTTGCAGCTCACCAAGCACGAAGATCACCGCAAGAGATCGGCTACCGCTCGCCATTTGGCCAAGTTCTTCGCCGAGGCCGACGTGGACTACTCGAGATACAACCAGGACATCATCCGGGCGCTGCTGATCTCGTTTGACGATCGTGACAAGGAAGTCGTCCGGTCCGCGTGGAGCGCCCTGAGCGAGTTCACCAAGCggctcaagaaggaggagatggaggcgcTGGTCCCGTCGACAAGACAGACGCTCCTCCACGTGGGCGTTGCGGGGGCCAACCTACCTGGTTTCGAGCTGCCCAAGGGCATCAACGCCATCTTGCCCATCTTCTTGCAGGGTCTCATGAACGGCACGACAGAACAGAGGGTCAGCGCCGCGCTGGCCATCTCCGACGTGGTGGACAGGACGAGCGAGGCGGCGCTCAAGCCGTTTGTCACACAGATCACCGGCCCGCTCATCCGTGTTGTGTCTGAGCGGTCGACCGAGGTCAAGTCAGCGATTTTGCTTACGCTGAATAacttgttggagaagatgccgGCGGCGCTGAAGCCGTTCTTGCCGCAGCTGCAGAGGACGTTTGCCAAGAGTTTGGCGGACACGTCGAGCGAGCAGTTGAGGAGCAGGGCGGCGAAGGCGCTGGGGACGCTGATCAAGTTTACGCCGAGGGTTGACCCGCTGATTGCGGAGTTGGTGACGGGTTCGAAGACGAGCGATACCGGGGTCAAGACGGCCATGCTCAAGGCGCTGTATGAGGTTGTTAGCCGGGCGGGAGGCAACATGGGTGAGGGGTCGAGGCAGGCGATCCTGGGGATGATTGACGGGGGGGATGAGCTGGACGAGAGGGACAGCGGGATGGTGATTACGCATGCGAAGCTGTTTGGGGCGTTGGTCAGGAACGTCAGTGTGGAAGTGgccggggggttgttgaggaacaGG encodes the following:
- a CDS encoding hypothetical protein (COG:A; EggNog:ENOG503NWAW), translated to MAGKKKTKKPAANPARGFATTSIASKPRADPAEAAADTPAGKGDDAAAPPAADAKDAPQAAGTTNTTNAPKVKELSPEEFERQLEESALQILVDKYAAKVRRDAQRIKTRLETDRRILRGQAETINTKKWLPQELMDHVLDLIQAEARFAASSVTSEGATSRLPPEEDLIIKLWTLQQTLENTDFPKDRVQPALQFALDIAPNISPNVKSDSIWGLEEILDWLARECSKAELPDYSGRKPGSGKAQGDISADSPLPSGATTPFDLEPRRGQKGKNGAPDRSRQPSPKKSNVTYDVDIEPDQLLPLYLETQEKLFEIRRPRQDVAKGKGGAKGNTVADPEEALCLAKLDRIEKDVLFDKYVAEQQWRDKKIALEKDYATAKAEAKKKQAEEKPAPAPTAESDDINEEAERIAAEILAEQDDDEDGALADLFASLPVNEVDPLTGKSNTVMNGADGSKVTIRDFGKWTGVSPIRILEEACRSRDSSVRISYHVLSDIAFANRHAVKIVWSKPQEIPPPPESTEIEVFMSPTQFVYKMISISTSDLKQSEAYIATTALFCIFGSSGKEEKVALRLPATWKDLWSEMAEAKKNKADGLDRDALRHLRDMVRTRMEQELEDGVLIQGFKGRGQNKNLTDSDQSDNERVKRQSFDPEYYRNIWLQKAQTPRFQVMLQSRVQLPMWQFREQVVNAVEQNQVVIVCGETGCGKSTQVPSFLLEDQLMKGRPCKIYCTEPRRISALSLAKRVSEELGENKGDLGTSRSLVGYSIRLESNTCRETRLVYATTGIVMRMLESSNDLQEITHLVLDEVHERSIDSDFLLIVLKKLLIRRKDLKVVLMSATVDAERFSKYLSGAPVLTVPGRTFPVSVAYLEDAVELTGYSLDTRPAKEKFTDLDDDVEAEIDNSSKPELIKALRQYSPRTRNTLAAMDEYQIDFDLVLQLISRIAVDPNYTNFSKAILVFLPGIAEIRTLNDMLLGDKFFAENWLVYPLHSSIATEEQEAAFLVPPPGVRKIVLATNIAETGITIPDVTCVIDTGKHREMRFDERRQLSRLIDTFISRANAKQRRGRAGRVQEGLCFHMFTKYRHDNIMSDQQTPEMLRLSLQELAIRVKTCKIGGIEETLGEALDPPSAKNIRRAIDALVDVRALTASSEELTPLGLQLARLPLDVFLGKLILLGSIFKCLDMTVTVAAILSSKSPFIAPFGQRSQADTVRRGFRKGDSDLLTVYNAYSAWKRVCQSSASSGAEYQFCRKNFLSPQTLANIEDLKGQLITSVVDSGFLQLTAEERQAHNRLRFGGRRRRSGQVFFEIPKRVDGNSDNEVVAQSVIAWSFYPKLLVREGKGWRNVGNNQAIQLHPSSVNKGGGNGEMKWMSYYHIMQNKQFLNAHETTAVDPFAVALLCGDVRADLYSGVLVLDGNRARFAVPDWKTMLVMKVLRARLREMLARCFKSPGRLVTAQQERWLEVWQRIFGLAWEVREREREKGGGGVAGGKELR
- the GCN1 gene encoding translational activator of GCN4 (EggNog:ENOG503NU88; COG:J), with product MSEAATASANASSSDFDLKHAKTALTLSSTTARIAQLRAIDEKIAHKSLDKPSTLGLLKVIFWTHAFYTDKHSRHAVQRCLVSICKTGEADVLAPLVAAVKQEIQKPGIAPGNAFVLLEWCNLLIDNLAGTTLWEKFGNDIIQATADGLDKCLQATARDSVGRSALVITRRGFRKIVSADIKAVEAAIKLLTTKGTQSTAKNAALLGVIAGVCSRKPEAKPIVESAKSLYITFYTREIVGSRTPVPKHVANGLSDFFSAFVTVEDLDKDVFPALEKGLLRAPEVVLNDLITPLVRSLPGFDLSKALSGRFTKPLLSNLKSSNAAIRTGAVSAFKALATSSKDLTEVEKSADEVLTPLKGGKLASAEHRVLHSEILVALPTSPSIATKIATGLPTVVGKEANEAALSAETLALNASAISLLTGSEVPKALVDVYAKGLADKKFPVRRIWILRTGEVLRSIPQDTEAGLPAGFITFAEAVVPPLLATFNEVVANSATASQNGIVTGALVVCGLAPLFHRLQSAKLQEAIKKAAIEKNSLAFEPKPSYLLVPRIYGKFTGDDLEWLTRALSSTASTLASSNAAARLAWAQAYIYVICSTVTTPAVRRQAMDSLTELCVKTAGSEELSIAAEIINGLWQWIEALETGDKETAAVLSKSETTNLHLVLKAICLSPERAGPEVDKTKLETQMCSLLVLAKPNLIPRASWIELCLRVQLDPGELARKYDQRLIDEIVQRTGFEQKSEAVKAAAYNAAAELVFVAPETMTSRIVDLIQQDLDVAAVEAVGPLEAAIFRTPEGTAFVDVLAKKQNTVPNKNTKDYDTLKWEQELREQLALKKGTQKKLTADEIAKVNAQLKKEAEVRNSVRQTAAKLIRGFGIVKSLATGPPTDASRWIGAAVKATLDVIDAGACLITAETGPLTLVSCAEQVTNRLGPIRPFIGAATLRAHEVSALPDTYTQEPFFDLVTRVLYRLRFAGEQRPFDTVSLIYILPLVLLVLEKGGFAATAEDRDAQVVLAIDILTFHTDASSDEAVPRDQIIATLIASMQKYNQHYKIIKDCFADMVRCVAPNITPEEIAILSRGAVVSQTSVRSAVLQSISADVDMSDLEVSEEIWLACHDDVEENVDTAREIWEESEFKVTEELAHKMLPYLESKDAQLRRAAARSLAEAASQHPNVINPILEKLRASYSELAKPRVQLLDEFGMPKKMDLTDPWEARHGIALAFKDIAQHLQKNQLEPFFAYLIEQGPLGDRNGNVRAEMLEAANIAIEIHGKGILDNLMKTFEKTLEAPDKHSEAADRVNEAVIIMYGALARHLKHGDKKIPVVIERLLSTLSTPSETVQYAIAECLPPLVRISGDKSSKYFDQMLEVLMTSQKYPEQRGAAYGLAGLVQGRGIAVLKEYRILVTLHSCLENKKDVRQRESALLAYELLSTILGRVFEPYVIQIVPQLLAGFGDANADVREAALAAAKACFAKLSSYGVKQILPTLLRGLDDDQWRSKKGACDLLGAMAYLDPQQLAQSLPEIIPPLTAVLNDSHKEVRSAANKSLKRFGEVITNPEIHSLVDVLLKALSDATKYTDTALDALIKVQFVHYLDAPSLALVSRILERGLADRSNTKRKAAQVIGSLAHLTERKDLVSHLPVLVAGLKLAIVDPVPTTRATASRALGSLVEKLGEDALPDLIPGLMQTLKSDTGAGDRLGSAQALSEVLAGLGTSRLEETLPTILQNVESAKASVREGFMSLFIFLPVCFGNSFANYLGKIIPPILSGLADDVESIRETALRAGRLLVKNFAVRAVDLLLPELERGLADDSYRIRLSSVELVGDLLFNLAGIKANAEEDEEEDQDATKEAGASLREVLGDEKRNKILSALYVCRCDTAGAVRSAAISVWKALVHSPRTLKELVPTLTQLIIRRLGSSNMEHKVIASNALGELIRKAGDGVLATLLPTLEEGLQTSSDVDAKQGICLALKELISSASPEALEDHEKTLISVVRTALTDSDDEVREAAAEAFDSLQQILGKRAIDQVLPYLLNLLRSDEDADNALAALLTLLTETTRSNIILPNLIPTLIAPPISAFNAKALASLSKVAGPAMNRRLPNIINSLMDNIINCTEDDLREDLDNSFDTVLLSIDEYDGLNVVMNVLLQLTKHEDHRKRSATARHLAKFFAEADVDYSRYNQDIIRALLISFDDRDKEVVRSAWSALSEFTKRLKKEEMEALVPSTRQTLLHVGVAGANLPGFELPKGINAILPIFLQGLMNGTTEQRVSAALAISDVVDRTSEAALKPFVTQITGPLIRVVSERSTEVKSAILLTLNNLLEKMPAALKPFLPQLQRTFAKSLADTSSEQLRSRAAKALGTLIKFTPRVDPLIAELVTGSKTSDTGVKTAMLKALYEVVSRAGGNMGEGSRQAILGMIDGGDELDERDSGMVITHAKLFGALVRNVSVEVAGGLLRNRVLKGGEGGLMGVLALNAVLLEAAGVVGECGLGDELPELLCAGMVGKDPSIADNYIAATGKYLLSADLPKSFESTKPIFTTLSTIIPPGNASDTRRLALVLVRTLARTHPDMVRPHLSILAPPVFASVRDTVIPVKLAAEAAFVQLFAVADEESKVFDKWISGMDLQANAKRSMQDYFKRVALRLGAQVRERREAEGGQGGLGLSNDEVEDEKELMAVGKVDVGGDVFGEEVNLRTQKRLASSVLGCGQRKIWLDPNEVSEISNANSRQTIRKLVSDGLIIKKPVTMHSRSRARELNLARRIGRHRGFGKRKGTADARMPEQVLWMRRQRVLRRLLVKYRASGKIDKHLYHELYHSAKGNTFKHKRALVEHIHRAKAEKARERQIKEEMDAKRARTKAARERKLERQAAKRNALLGEGEEESK